A window from Prochlorococcus marinus CUG1435 encodes these proteins:
- the pheS gene encoding phenylalanine--tRNA ligase subunit alpha: protein MSQIESLSQIEEKLNNLSLTAKNNINNASTNEELDQLRVSLLGKKGDLSIILKTMGQLSAIDRPIVGQKANLIKINLQELITERKNQLNIEALDKKIKTEKIDVTIPSIGTPPGNKHPLISTQDEIIDIFCGLGYSVESGPEIETDFYNFESLNIPKNHPARDMQDTFYLDENRLLRTHTSPVQIRYLENNPPPVRIIAPGRVYRRDAVDATHSPVFNQVEVLCIDQDINFSHLRGTVLTFLKTFFGDIPVRFRASYFPFTEPSAEVDVQWKGKWLEVMGCGMVDPKVLEKLGIDSEKWTGFAAGLGVERFCMVRHQIDDIRKFYTNDIRFLEQF from the coding sequence GTGAGTCAGATTGAATCATTAAGTCAAATTGAGGAAAAACTAAATAATCTTTCTCTAACAGCAAAAAATAATATAAATAATGCTAGTACTAATGAAGAACTGGATCAATTAAGAGTTTCCTTGTTAGGAAAAAAAGGTGATTTGTCAATTATCTTGAAAACAATGGGGCAATTATCAGCTATTGATCGACCAATTGTTGGCCAGAAGGCAAATTTAATAAAGATAAATTTGCAGGAATTAATAACCGAAAGAAAAAATCAACTAAATATTGAAGCCTTAGACAAAAAGATCAAAACAGAAAAAATTGATGTAACAATCCCCTCAATTGGAACCCCCCCCGGAAATAAACACCCTTTAATTTCAACTCAAGATGAAATAATAGATATTTTTTGTGGTTTAGGATACTCAGTTGAGAGTGGACCTGAAATAGAAACTGATTTTTACAATTTTGAGTCTCTCAATATACCCAAAAATCATCCGGCGAGAGATATGCAGGATACTTTTTACTTAGATGAAAATCGACTTTTAAGGACCCATACTTCTCCTGTTCAGATAAGATACTTAGAGAACAATCCTCCTCCAGTAAGAATTATTGCCCCCGGGAGAGTATATAGGAGAGATGCAGTAGATGCTACTCATTCCCCTGTATTTAATCAGGTTGAGGTTTTATGTATTGATCAAGATATTAATTTTAGTCACCTCAGAGGAACAGTTCTTACATTTTTAAAAACCTTTTTTGGAGATATACCTGTAAGATTTAGAGCTAGTTATTTCCCCTTTACTGAACCTTCAGCAGAAGTAGACGTCCAGTGGAAAGGTAAATGGTTAGAAGTAATGGGCTGCGGAATGGTAGATCCAAAGGTCTTAGAAAAATTAGGAATAGATTCTGAGAAATGGACCGGTTTTGCAGCAGGATTAGGAGTTGAGAGATTTTGTATGGTGAGACACCAGATTGACGATATCAGAAAATTTTATACAAATGATATTAGATTTTTAGAACAGTTCTAA
- the ribD gene encoding bifunctional diaminohydroxyphosphoribosylaminopyrimidine deaminase/5-amino-6-(5-phosphoribosylamino)uracil reductase RibD: MKRAIFLASLGKNTTSPNPKVGAVILDKNGKLVSEGFHYKAGMPHAEAMAFEKLNKDAKGGTMYVNLEPCCHQGKTPPCVDKVISSGIKKVYISIEDPDKRVSGKGIKLLEEAGIQVHLGLCKKESLDLNKAFIHRNITKKAFGVLKWAMSMDGRIALKNGKSKWITSEESRSVVHSFRAEFDAIIIGGNTLRKDNPFLTTRGSKKTEPLRVVFTKSLDLPSKSNLWDCNKAKTLVIYDSSTANESYLSRIPKCVEVEKVSSDNPELISKILAKRGCNKVLWECGPRLSTAAIKSNCIQEIITFIAPKILGGENSMNPFGDFEFNEMHEIFKLSDFQLSLIGNDICVKSSFKQNIYTNLYG; encoded by the coding sequence ATGAAAAGGGCAATTTTTTTGGCCTCGTTAGGCAAAAACACAACGAGTCCAAACCCTAAGGTAGGAGCGGTAATACTTGATAAAAATGGAAAACTTGTTTCAGAGGGGTTCCATTACAAAGCAGGTATGCCTCATGCGGAGGCGATGGCTTTTGAAAAACTTAATAAAGATGCCAAAGGGGGGACAATGTATGTAAATCTTGAACCTTGTTGCCATCAAGGCAAAACACCTCCGTGTGTAGATAAGGTTATATCCTCTGGGATAAAAAAGGTATATATATCTATTGAAGACCCTGATAAAAGAGTCTCTGGTAAAGGTATTAAGCTGCTAGAAGAAGCGGGAATTCAAGTTCACTTAGGATTATGTAAAAAAGAATCCTTAGATTTGAATAAGGCTTTCATTCATAGAAATATAACTAAAAAGGCATTTGGTGTTCTTAAATGGGCAATGAGTATGGATGGAAGAATAGCTTTAAAAAATGGAAAAAGTAAATGGATTACTAGTGAAGAATCAAGGTCAGTAGTTCACTCTTTTAGAGCAGAATTTGATGCAATAATCATTGGTGGAAATACATTAAGGAAAGATAATCCATTTTTGACTACCAGAGGTTCAAAAAAAACTGAGCCTTTGCGAGTTGTTTTCACAAAAAGTTTAGATCTCCCCTCAAAATCTAATCTTTGGGATTGTAATAAGGCAAAAACTTTAGTTATTTATGATTCTTCTACAGCAAATGAAAGTTATCTCTCAAGGATTCCAAAATGTGTAGAGGTTGAAAAGGTATCATCAGATAATCCAGAGTTAATTTCAAAAATACTTGCTAAAAGAGGATGTAATAAAGTTCTTTGGGAATGTGGTCCTAGATTGTCTACAGCCGCTATCAAATCTAATTGTATTCAGGAAATTATTACTTTTATTGCTCCAAAAATCTTAGGAGGGGAAAATAGTATGAATCCCTTTGGTGATTTTGAATTTAACGAAATGCATGAAATTTTTAAATTAAGTGATTTTCAGCTTAGTTTGATTGGGAATGATATATGCGTTAAGAGTTCATTTAAACAAAATATTTATACTAATCTCTATGGGTGA
- the ftsH gene encoding ATP-dependent zinc metalloprotease FtsH, with protein sequence MPIRQDDNQPNRRFGIVNIILIGVGALLLFSSLFPNQNMQIPRVPYSLFIDQVNDGEVKRAYITQEQIRYELNGAEEGAPSVLATTPIFDMDLPQRLESKGVEFAAAPPKKPNFFSTILSWVVPPLIFILVLQFFARRSMGGGGAQGALSFTKSKAKVYVPDDESKVTFADVAGVDEAKDELTEIVDFLKKPERYTDIGARIPKGVLLVGPPGTGKTLLSKAVAGEAEVPFFIISGSEFVELFVGAGAARVRDLFEQAKKKAPCIIFIDELDAIGKSRSGSMGVVGGNDEREQTLNQLLTEMDGFASTDKPVIVLAATNQPEVLDAALLRPGRFDRQVLVDRPDLSGRKTILEIYTKKVKLAESIDLDSIAQATSGFAGADLANMVNEAALLAARAKRKSVEQQDLSEAIERVVAGLEKKSRVLQDDEKKVVAYHEVGHAIVGHLMPGGSKVAKISIVPRGMSALGYTLQLPTEERFLNSKEELKGQIATLLGGRSAEEVVFGKITTGASNDLQRATDIAEQMVGTFGMSDILGPLAYDKQGGGQFLGNGNNPRRSVSDATAQAIDKEVRDLVDDAHETALKILRNNLPLLESISQKILEEEVIEGEDLKNLLAESKLPA encoded by the coding sequence ATGCCAATAAGACAAGATGATAATCAACCTAATAGAAGATTTGGAATTGTAAATATTATTTTAATAGGAGTTGGAGCATTACTTCTTTTTAGCAGCCTATTTCCTAATCAAAATATGCAAATCCCTAGGGTTCCTTACTCTTTATTTATAGATCAGGTTAACGATGGCGAAGTTAAGAGAGCGTACATAACTCAGGAGCAAATTAGATATGAACTCAATGGAGCTGAAGAGGGCGCACCTTCAGTTTTAGCGACAACCCCAATTTTTGATATGGACCTCCCACAAAGGTTAGAAAGTAAAGGGGTTGAATTCGCTGCTGCTCCTCCAAAAAAGCCTAATTTCTTTTCAACCATTTTAAGCTGGGTCGTCCCACCGTTGATTTTTATACTTGTTTTACAGTTCTTCGCTAGAAGAAGTATGGGAGGAGGAGGAGCACAAGGTGCTTTGAGCTTTACCAAAAGTAAAGCAAAAGTTTATGTGCCAGATGATGAATCTAAAGTTACTTTTGCTGATGTTGCAGGAGTAGATGAGGCTAAAGATGAGTTAACTGAAATAGTTGATTTCTTAAAGAAGCCAGAAAGGTACACAGATATAGGAGCAAGAATTCCTAAAGGTGTTCTTCTGGTTGGTCCTCCAGGTACAGGAAAAACTCTTCTCTCCAAAGCGGTTGCAGGAGAAGCGGAGGTTCCTTTCTTTATTATTTCAGGTTCTGAATTTGTTGAACTTTTCGTAGGTGCTGGTGCTGCTAGAGTCAGGGACTTGTTTGAGCAAGCAAAGAAAAAAGCACCTTGCATTATATTCATTGATGAACTGGATGCTATCGGTAAAAGTCGCTCTGGATCGATGGGAGTTGTGGGAGGAAATGATGAGAGAGAACAAACTCTTAATCAACTTTTAACAGAAATGGATGGCTTCGCGTCAACAGATAAACCAGTTATAGTTCTTGCTGCAACAAACCAACCTGAGGTACTTGATGCAGCTTTATTAAGGCCTGGCAGATTCGATAGGCAAGTTTTAGTTGACAGACCAGATCTGTCAGGTAGAAAGACAATTTTAGAAATATATACAAAAAAAGTTAAACTTGCTGAATCAATAGATTTAGATTCTATTGCTCAGGCCACAAGTGGATTCGCTGGAGCAGACTTGGCAAATATGGTCAACGAAGCAGCTCTTCTTGCAGCAAGAGCAAAAAGGAAAAGTGTTGAACAACAAGATTTAAGTGAAGCAATTGAAAGGGTAGTTGCTGGACTTGAAAAGAAAAGTAGAGTCCTCCAAGATGATGAAAAGAAAGTTGTTGCTTATCATGAAGTAGGGCATGCAATTGTCGGTCATTTAATGCCTGGTGGTTCAAAAGTTGCAAAGATTTCAATAGTTCCAAGAGGAATGAGTGCGCTTGGATATACGCTTCAATTACCTACAGAGGAAAGATTCCTTAATTCAAAAGAGGAACTTAAAGGGCAGATAGCAACACTTTTAGGTGGCCGATCTGCAGAGGAAGTAGTATTCGGGAAAATCACCACAGGTGCATCTAATGATTTACAAAGAGCTACAGATATTGCGGAACAAATGGTAGGAACATTTGGCATGAGCGATATTTTAGGACCTCTTGCTTATGACAAACAAGGCGGTGGACAATTTCTTGGGAATGGAAACAATCCAAGAAGATCAGTTAGTGATGCTACAGCTCAAGCAATAGATAAAGAAGTAAGAGATCTCGTAGATGATGCTCATGAAACTGCATTAAAAATTTTAAGGAATAACCTACCTTTACTAGAATCAATTTCCCAAAAAATTCTTGAAGAAGAAGTTATAGAGGGTGAGGATTTAAAAAACCTCCTTGCGGAATCTAAATTGCCTGCATAG
- the surE gene encoding 5'/3'-nucleotidase SurE, translating to MKPLNILISNDDGVFAAGIRALAKSAQKRGHKVKVVCPDQERSATGHGLTLQSPLRVERADELFEKGIEAWGCSGTPADCVKLALSEILDRKPDLVLSGINHGPNLGTDIFCSGTVAAAMEGTLENVPSMAISVASFKWKNFEFAGEIAMNIAEQAIKDSWPASLLLNLNIPPCDKSKIKELSWTRLSVRKYKNQFSKREDPRGDDYYWLAGEVVLDLKSKGYGPKNWPSDVSQIQDNKISLTPVEPDLFWRGNLEDLPKINNSFINPS from the coding sequence ATGAAACCGTTAAATATATTAATAAGCAATGATGATGGTGTTTTTGCAGCGGGGATAAGAGCTTTAGCAAAATCAGCACAAAAAAGAGGGCATAAGGTAAAAGTAGTATGTCCTGACCAAGAAAGATCAGCTACAGGCCATGGCCTTACTTTACAATCTCCACTAAGAGTAGAAAGAGCTGATGAATTATTCGAAAAAGGAATTGAAGCTTGGGGATGTTCAGGCACTCCTGCTGATTGCGTAAAATTAGCACTATCTGAAATTTTGGATAGAAAACCTGATTTAGTTCTATCTGGAATAAATCACGGTCCCAATTTAGGAACAGATATTTTTTGTTCGGGCACAGTCGCTGCAGCCATGGAAGGCACTTTAGAAAATGTTCCATCCATGGCGATAAGTGTGGCTAGTTTTAAGTGGAAAAATTTTGAATTCGCCGGAGAAATTGCAATGAATATTGCTGAACAAGCCATTAAAGATAGTTGGCCAGCTTCACTTCTATTAAATTTGAATATCCCCCCTTGCGATAAAAGCAAAATAAAAGAATTATCCTGGACAAGATTATCAGTAAGAAAATATAAAAATCAATTTTCCAAAAGAGAAGATCCTAGGGGTGATGATTATTATTGGTTAGCAGGTGAGGTAGTTTTAGATCTTAAATCAAAAGGTTATGGTCCTAAGAATTGGCCTAGTGATGTATCTCAAATACAAGATAATAAAATATCGCTTACACCTGTAGAACCAGATTTATTTTGGAGAGGTAATTTAGAAGACTTACCTAAAATTAATAATTCATTTATAAATCCTTCTTAA
- a CDS encoding DUF3611 family protein: MSDKIDFQSLSFGMRRIGWIRFWVQSILGVVVAAVLLFSNVVNNSEGQLGLAPGLSLTTISLILLLFSLWQGWLIVRTGRAIASNARPSRGQTSKLIKRGLIVDLLGILFGLIGYQALMGALFIQASSQTTGQLITATSDIPITGLEILSVLSNTQVIAAHFFGLCFSLWLLRRIYK; encoded by the coding sequence ATGTCTGACAAAATTGATTTTCAGTCCCTTTCATTTGGAATGCGACGCATTGGATGGATACGCTTTTGGGTTCAATCCATTTTAGGTGTTGTTGTTGCGGCTGTTTTGCTTTTTTCAAATGTTGTAAATAATAGCGAAGGGCAGCTTGGCTTGGCACCTGGTCTATCACTTACAACAATATCCTTGATTTTACTACTTTTTAGTCTTTGGCAAGGTTGGTTAATAGTTAGAACAGGAAGAGCAATCGCAAGTAATGCAAGACCCTCAAGAGGACAAACCAGTAAATTAATAAAAAGAGGCCTAATAGTTGATTTATTAGGAATTTTGTTTGGATTAATTGGATATCAAGCTCTTATGGGCGCCCTTTTTATACAAGCATCCTCTCAGACGACTGGACAATTGATAACAGCAACATCTGATATCCCAATTACTGGGCTTGAAATATTATCAGTTCTTAGTAACACACAAGTTATTGCGGCCCATTTTTTTGGACTTTGCTTTTCTTTATGGCTTTTAAGAAGGATTTATAAATGA
- a CDS encoding NAD(+) kinase produces the protein MVRKAGLIVNDGKELAVQTATSVQKKLEKSNFEVVRVSSSGGMVGFANPDQHVRPLGYKNCVPEGFDSSIEFAIVLGGDGTVLSAARQTAPAKIPILTINTGHLGFLAEAYLSNLEEAIDKIVSGNWDIEERTCFIISVMRNDQRRWESLCLNEMALHREPLTSMCHFEISIGRHAPVDISADGVILSTPTGSTAYSLSAGGPVITPDCPVVQLTPIAPHSLASRALVFNDSEPVTVFPATPERLVMVVDGNAGCYVWPEDRVLIRKSKHSVKFIRLEDHEFFQVLRNKLGWGLPHVAKPDK, from the coding sequence TTGGTACGTAAAGCAGGACTAATCGTTAATGATGGGAAGGAACTAGCTGTTCAAACCGCAACTTCTGTTCAAAAAAAATTAGAAAAATCTAATTTTGAAGTTGTAAGAGTAAGTAGCTCTGGAGGGATGGTTGGTTTCGCAAATCCTGATCAACATGTTCGTCCCTTGGGGTATAAGAATTGTGTACCCGAGGGGTTTGATTCATCAATAGAATTTGCAATCGTTCTTGGTGGAGATGGAACTGTTCTTTCTGCAGCAAGGCAAACGGCACCTGCTAAAATTCCAATCCTTACAATAAATACTGGTCATTTAGGCTTCCTTGCCGAAGCTTATTTATCTAACTTAGAGGAAGCTATTGATAAAATTGTTTCTGGGAATTGGGATATTGAAGAAAGAACTTGCTTCATTATTAGTGTAATGAGGAATGATCAAAGGAGATGGGAATCTCTTTGCCTTAATGAGATGGCTCTTCACAGAGAACCTCTTACAAGTATGTGTCATTTTGAGATTTCTATAGGGCGACATGCACCTGTGGATATTTCAGCTGATGGGGTCATTTTATCTACTCCAACTGGTTCTACTGCATATTCATTGAGTGCTGGAGGACCAGTTATTACACCAGATTGCCCAGTCGTGCAATTAACTCCAATAGCCCCACATTCATTGGCATCAAGAGCTTTAGTTTTTAATGATTCCGAACCAGTAACTGTTTTCCCTGCAACTCCTGAAAGATTAGTAATGGTTGTTGATGGAAATGCTGGTTGTTATGTTTGGCCTGAGGATAGAGTTTTAATAAGAAAAAGTAAACACTCAGTAAAGTTTATTAGACTTGAAGATCATGAATTTTTCCAAGTTTTAAGGAATAAACTAGGTTGGGGATTACCCCATGTGGCTAAACCTGACAAATAA
- the cbiE gene encoding precorrin-6y C5,15-methyltransferase (decarboxylating) subunit CbiE — MTEVSRKIHVVGINSYIFGDLSSKLQDLFLKTGNIAVPNSYLEEIKSWSENDLEKKKSFFSSNSNYELVNWLKSQKTDVILISRGDPLWFGIGRTLLENFKKDELSFYPSNTCIQLAFSKLKIPWQDAVNVSIHGRDSTQLIGALKARPKNLAVITDSNNKSLEIIKKNLSELNLIDFYDFWLCEELGFDNEKIRKLNLKKSLPSDISSLNIVVLTKTEKNYSNKNLPLFGINDRIFKTFDDRPNLLTKREVRVQIIADLELPKKGVIWDIGAGCGSIGLETLKLRPNLDLFCIDKRIGSKALILENAKRLGVKPKFIFEEDIIKILNTRNLSSFEKPNRLVIGGCDKQTKIIIINQLGKVMNTGSIIIIPIIDIQTIKELKKQLENKNFNTNLNLIQTYKSLSISEGMRLEPNNPIFLLKGKKSI, encoded by the coding sequence ATGACCGAAGTTAGTAGAAAAATTCATGTAGTAGGTATTAATTCATATATATTTGGAGATTTATCTTCCAAATTACAAGATCTTTTTTTAAAGACAGGTAATATTGCTGTTCCCAATTCATATCTTGAAGAAATTAAATCATGGAGCGAAAATGATTTAGAAAAAAAGAAATCATTTTTTTCTAGCAACAGTAATTACGAACTTGTTAACTGGCTTAAATCTCAAAAAACAGATGTTATTTTAATTTCAAGAGGAGATCCACTTTGGTTTGGAATTGGGAGAACACTACTTGAAAATTTTAAAAAAGATGAATTAAGTTTCTACCCTTCAAATACTTGCATTCAATTAGCATTTAGTAAGTTAAAGATCCCATGGCAAGATGCTGTTAATGTAAGTATTCACGGCAGAGATTCGACTCAGTTAATTGGGGCTCTTAAAGCAAGGCCTAAAAATTTAGCGGTTATAACGGATTCAAATAATAAAAGTTTAGAAATAATCAAAAAAAACTTATCAGAATTAAATCTGATTGACTTCTATGATTTTTGGCTCTGTGAAGAGTTAGGCTTCGACAACGAAAAAATAAGAAAATTAAATCTTAAAAAGTCATTACCATCTGATATATCAAGTTTGAATATTGTTGTTCTTACGAAAACAGAAAAAAATTACTCAAATAAGAATCTCCCTCTTTTCGGAATCAATGACCGTATTTTTAAAACTTTTGATGATAGACCAAATTTATTAACTAAAAGAGAGGTTCGTGTTCAAATCATAGCTGATTTAGAGCTCCCGAAAAAAGGTGTCATTTGGGATATAGGAGCAGGTTGTGGATCAATTGGTTTAGAGACATTAAAATTAAGGCCTAATTTAGATTTGTTTTGTATTGATAAAAGGATTGGATCAAAAGCATTAATACTAGAAAACGCAAAAAGACTTGGCGTTAAACCAAAATTTATTTTTGAGGAAGATATAATCAAAATCTTGAACACTAGAAATTTAAGTTCTTTTGAAAAACCTAATAGATTAGTAATTGGAGGATGTGATAAACAAACTAAAATTATTATTATTAATCAACTGGGTAAAGTAATGAATACAGGAAGTATTATCATCATCCCAATAATAGATATTCAAACTATAAAAGAATTGAAAAAACAATTAGAAAATAAAAATTTCAACACAAATTTAAATTTAATTCAGACTTACAAAAGCTTAAGTATCTCAGAGGGAATGAGATTAGAACCAAATAATCCTATTTTTTTATTAAAAGGGAAAAAATCAATTTAA
- the argF gene encoding ornithine carbamoyltransferase: MLKPNKLANKNFLSSLDISTHELYHILNLAKNFKNKKIKINSNNKVLGLIFDKSSTRTRVSFQVAMSRLGGTTIDLNPTTSQIGRGEPIKDTARVLSRYCDVIAIRTFDHSSLEEYAKWSSKPVINALTDLEHPCQALADFLTIHDEFFDFKNVVLTFIGDGNNVANSLILSGALLGVEVRIACPKGYEPNSLVLKKAYEIYKNKDLLKITHDPNIAVSGANVLYTDVWSSMGEENKKTEKDKYFNGFTLNYDLVNKAKKDAIIMHCLPAYRSKEITDEVFESKKSRIFDQAENRLHAQQALLSCLLN; this comes from the coding sequence ATGCTAAAACCTAATAAGCTTGCTAACAAAAATTTTTTATCAAGCTTGGACATATCAACTCATGAGCTTTATCATATTCTAAATCTTGCAAAAAACTTTAAAAACAAAAAAATAAAAATTAACTCTAACAATAAAGTTTTAGGATTAATTTTTGATAAGTCATCAACGCGCACTAGAGTTAGTTTTCAAGTTGCGATGTCAAGACTTGGTGGAACTACTATTGATCTTAATCCGACAACATCTCAAATAGGAAGAGGAGAGCCAATTAAAGATACTGCAAGAGTTCTAAGTAGATACTGTGATGTCATCGCGATTAGAACATTTGATCATTCAAGTTTGGAAGAATATGCGAAGTGGTCCTCGAAACCAGTTATAAATGCTCTTACAGATTTAGAGCATCCATGTCAGGCGCTTGCTGATTTTTTAACTATTCATGATGAATTTTTTGATTTTAAAAATGTAGTTTTAACATTCATAGGTGATGGTAATAATGTCGCAAATTCTCTTATTTTATCTGGAGCATTATTAGGAGTAGAAGTTAGAATTGCATGCCCTAAAGGTTATGAACCAAACTCCTTGGTACTTAAAAAAGCTTATGAAATATACAAAAATAAGGATTTATTAAAAATTACACATGATCCTAATATCGCTGTTTCAGGAGCAAATGTTCTTTATACAGATGTTTGGTCATCCATGGGCGAAGAAAATAAAAAGACTGAGAAAGATAAATATTTTAATGGATTTACTCTCAATTATGATCTAGTAAATAAAGCAAAAAAAGATGCAATTATTATGCATTGCCTTCCTGCGTATAGATCTAAAGAAATAACTGATGAGGTATTTGAAAGTAAAAAAAGTAGAATTTTTGATCAAGCAGAAAATAGATTGCATGCTCAACAAGCACTTTTATCTTGTCTTCTAAACTAG
- a CDS encoding DUF3122 domain-containing protein: protein MKKITKSNKNIFFKRILPLLLLLSFVFNPIKVSAEIAETEINGELINASSEFLRDLDFETWQLVAYKSPLFEDKLILRVIGYPGNLRIDHPTGLNVESGRKQWILDDKTLLNEALANDGRQAAAEFDLDELIENIGKNRPLRLSLTGVFSELPVPPFVVKEWRSLS from the coding sequence ATGAAGAAAATTACAAAATCAAATAAAAATATTTTTTTTAAAAGAATATTACCTTTACTTTTACTACTATCCTTTGTTTTTAACCCAATAAAAGTATCTGCAGAAATTGCAGAAACAGAAATAAATGGGGAATTAATAAATGCTAGCAGTGAGTTTTTAAGGGACTTGGACTTTGAAACTTGGCAATTAGTAGCTTATAAATCTCCACTTTTTGAAGATAAATTGATCTTGAGGGTAATCGGATATCCAGGAAATCTTAGGATTGATCACCCTACAGGATTAAATGTTGAGTCTGGAAGAAAACAATGGATCTTAGATGACAAAACATTACTTAACGAGGCATTAGCAAATGACGGTAGACAAGCTGCTGCAGAATTTGACCTGGATGAGCTTATTGAAAATATAGGTAAAAATAGACCATTGAGATTATCTTTGACAGGTGTTTTTTCAGAGTTACCTGTTCCTCCATTCGTGGTTAAGGAATGGAGATCACTAAGTTGA
- a CDS encoding bifunctional riboflavin kinase/FAD synthetase, which produces MISLISPSEVKNPTSIAIGSFDGLHAGHRKLIKSVVDENQYVPTIASFWPHPREVLYKETRLRLDLPYEKLPILEDLGIKQLVLIPFNKELSKLSAEIFVKDVLINQLKAKNISVGANFKFGFRRSGDINTIKNTIKDMDIKLKITPILEDNGGRISSSRIRDLLEKSDLKNAFKMLNRPYSFNGKVVKGKGIGKSIGWPTANLEIDGRKFLPGEGVYAAWTTIENSNQKIESVMNLGRQPTINPLLPSAVEVHLINKDIDLYGLNLSVEPLEKIRSQIQFKNIDQLSNQIKKDKDNALKIFKTDKK; this is translated from the coding sequence TTGATCTCTTTAATATCGCCATCTGAAGTTAAGAATCCTACTTCAATAGCTATTGGAAGTTTTGATGGCCTACATGCTGGCCACAGAAAATTAATAAAAAGTGTAGTTGATGAAAATCAATATGTCCCAACAATTGCCAGCTTCTGGCCTCATCCCAGAGAAGTTCTATACAAAGAGACACGTCTTAGACTTGATCTCCCTTATGAAAAACTGCCTATTCTTGAAGATCTTGGAATTAAACAATTAGTTCTTATTCCTTTTAATAAAGAACTATCCAAATTAAGTGCAGAAATATTTGTAAAAGATGTTTTGATAAATCAATTAAAAGCCAAAAACATTTCTGTAGGTGCTAATTTTAAATTTGGTTTTAGAAGAAGTGGTGACATAAATACTATAAAAAATACGATTAAAGATATGGACATAAAACTAAAAATTACTCCAATTTTAGAAGACAACGGAGGCAGAATCAGCAGCAGCAGAATAAGAGATTTATTAGAGAAAAGTGATCTGAAAAATGCTTTCAAAATGCTAAATAGGCCTTATAGTTTTAATGGAAAGGTTGTTAAAGGTAAAGGGATTGGGAAAAGTATAGGATGGCCTACCGCAAATCTTGAAATAGATGGCAGAAAATTTTTACCAGGAGAAGGAGTCTACGCAGCTTGGACAACTATAGAAAATTCCAACCAAAAAATCGAATCTGTTATGAATCTTGGCCGTCAACCAACGATAAATCCCTTATTGCCATCTGCAGTTGAAGTTCATTTAATTAATAAAGATATCGATCTATATGGTTTAAATCTATCTGTAGAACCACTTGAAAAGATTAGGTCTCAAATCCAATTCAAGAATATAGATCAACTTTCTAACCAAATTAAGAAAGATAAAGATAATGCCCTAAAAATATTTAAAACCGACAAAAAATAA